ACGACTAAAGACAAAGCattgatctgattttaacttcaGTAGACTACAACTACCAGATACGTTGGTCCACTGTGAGTTGCAAGGCTAATTTAAAGTTCTTAAGAAATCTTGAGGCAATGTTCTGGAGAGTTGCTTCTTGTCTTGCAGTGTTTTTTGGGTATTTTTTTTGTTCCCGGTATTAATGCAGCACTGAATGTATTGTGAAAAGATCAGTATATCACTAGATCCATAGGAATTCATGGTTAATTACGACTCTCATAGATGCTTGTTAAAGATGATCCAAAGAAGAAAGATCGAAACAAAATGAGCCATTACCAGATGGAAGATATACGGGATTTTGAAAGTGAGGTGACCAAGACTGATTTGGATGATGCAATTCAGAAAGTACGCAATGCAACGGGGTGCATGGTAAGTAACTGAAATCTGATTGGCCAGCCTAGTTTCAGCTAACCTTGGCTTAACTTGCAGCAAAGCAGATAAAGTAAAAGTCCAACTACTGGGACCAGACTCTCAAATTTTACGTTCTTatttgggatgtggacatcattaGCAGGCCAGGATTTATTGCGTATTGAGAAGATgctggtgagctaccttcttgtcCTGATACAGTTCATGTGCTTTAGGTACATTCACAGTGCTGTTAGAAAGTGAGATCCAAAATTTTGATGCAGCTATAGTGAATTAACAATATCAAGTAAAATCTATTTTAATTAATTGTAAAGATGTATTATCTGTCTACTCAAACAATTTTCATTTCTATCAGATTACTATAAAACTGTAATGGTGCAGTATTCTGTTTAAATTAAAATTTGATTTTGAGATGTTTTATTTGAAAATTTCACGCTCACTATGTGTCCATACTTTGTGTGTGGCTTCCATCCTTACTCTCCAGTCTTTACTTTCTGTGAGCCTTTCCTTTGAAATTTATGATGCAGGATTTACATATTTAATTTTAGTTGTTTAGAGGAAAATTACATTTGTGGTTTATTAGCACTGTGCCTAATCTGGCACCGTTGTCCTCACTTAGAAGATTTTAAGTGAAGCATTAATTCCCATAGGAATCCATGTTATACTGAAATTTGGTTCCTCAGCATATAAGTTGAAATTCAGAACCACCTCAGCCATAAGTGGCTAAATTCATACATTGATTTTTAAGAAgtacatttaaaaacaaaaatataaCATGTACAGGACCCAGGGTAGCTGCTGCCCAGAGTAGGCAGCATCCCTGGGTAATTTGGAGCTGGCTGGATGGGGCCTCCCTGCATGGGCTTCGGGAGCAGAGAGGCCAAGGGAGAGACTGCAAGTCAGACGCTGAGAACGATCTTCAGTAGTGGCAAAATGACATGATCCAGGTAATGTACTGCAATAAACAATATCACACAACTCCAGAGATTTCTGGCCCTGATAATATTAAAGTGAGATTACACTAAAAGGATTATTGTTAAACATGGACTCCTTGCACCTAGTTCTGCAATGAACCACGATAACCTAGACTGCTTGGTCCAATGTGGTACTCAGTTGTACTGACCAGGAGTCTGTTGGTCAAGTAAGCAGCACTAATGTTGCTATAGTTGACCATGATGCTATTTGATTCGGAAGTGGGGGAAAATCTTGCAGGATTGGTACTCCTGGCCACCCATCAGAAACATATACATATGTCTTCTTTGAGAACAAGATGGATTTTGGTTAGGATAGCAGCTGCAGTCAAATATCCAATGTTTTTTGGCCTCACGAATAGCCaggggattgagtgtgagagggtatGCAGTGCCCTTGGAGCCGTTATATCAACAACAGCCAGTTCTCACACAAGTTGAtcccagaaaaactgcgaaagtGAAGAAGAGATTTTATTGTACAGTTACTGTTCTCCTCGTTTTCCTGTAGGATACTGATATGATTATACAGAATCTGGAGGCTGAAAACTACAACATAGGGTCTGTAATATTCACCATTTTGCAGACCAATGAACTGAAGAATAGCAGTGAGTTCCACACCTAAACGTTTACATTTATTCTGCGTACATGTTGTAAGTTCACTTCAGTTAGAGATTTTGAATTATAATGATTTTCTGACTGACATCCCATTTTTATTATTGCCTCTATCTAAGATTTTCCTTTTGATGCTCTGGATTCAATGTTGGTTTTCtattgtaaatatctgacttgtCGAGGATCCTGAAAGTCGCATTTGCTGCAGAAGTGTAGGCTTCCATTTATAGCATTAAAGATATTTCTAAGTTGTACTTGGGTGTGCACTTCGGTTTATACAAGTTTCCAGACGGTTCtagtttatatttctttaaatagTCCCAGCAAGTAGCCTAGCTCCAGCAAAATAAAAGATTACACCTTATAAGAGATTTGACAAGTTCCAATTTGACAGCTTTTCTGTTGGTCGAAGAAGTAAACCTATTGTCTGCTGGAACAGAATTCGATTTAtctgaaaattttaaaaaatataatatAGGTACAGAATATCTCATTTTTTACATGATGTAGTTGAGATTCAGTCATTCTGTATTCACTGGAGCATAACTGCTGTCTGTTGAATAACCCAGTTTCTGACCTACGTGTGTTTCATaattcaattttgttttatttttgatttttaGATAGTGATGAAGATTCCAACAAAACCGGTTCTAATTGCAGCCCTCCGCACATGTCACCCCTCTGGATGGAGAATGGAACTGCTAACAGGATTTTTGGAAATCACACTGTCAATACTGAAGAGTTTGAAAACAATAAGCGGCCCAATGACTTAgaagaaaacaaaagaaccaGAAATAAGGTGTGTAGGATCTACATTAGATGAAGTAACTGGGACAAATGAAGAGAGATCTGAAAAGTGTCCTGTGTCTACAATGTATGCACCTGAATCACGTTTTGTGATTCTATAACTTGTGCCCTCGAGATTCTCAGTGATCTAGAACTACTCCATGTTATAATGCAGAGTGGATTCCACTGCATTATAGAGGTGATGACATATGGGTAACTTTGTCCATTCCGGAGTCTCTCAATTCATTGTTTGCAACATCATTTTTGGCTAGCATTCAAAGAATcctagaacccctacagtgtggaagcagcccactgaatccacactgaccactccGTGTCcactttgaagagcatcccacctagccCCAGCCCCTACACTaccctctaaccctgcatttcctatggctaatccatctgatccccatatccctggacactaaaggcaatttagcatggccatcttTGAATTTGAAACATTCATTTCTGAATTAATTTTAATGAAAAAATGGCAGATAACCACATCAACTATTTTCAGAGACAGTAATTACCTCCCAACATCATCAAATTTAGTGCTGCTATCAACAGATCTGCAGTAAGTAACTGGAAATAATGTGACTTTATATATTTTGACTTTGCTCCTCTCTCCTGAAAATAGTGATTTCTTACTGAAGTTCAGTTCCCCAAGCAAAGGGTGTTCTTTTCCCTCGCCCAAGTATTTTGCTCAAGTGGCTAATATTCTCAGGTTATTCTCAACAATGAACATTGGCAATCTGTTTGACTGCAAGAGGCATTCCCAGTCTTGTCCTCTTTCAACTTCTAAACACTTACCTAGTGACTACACTAGAAGTGTAGTAGTTTACAAAAAGTAACATGTGCCCTCTGCATTCCTGAACAAAGGAAAAGCAAATTATGGCATATAAGCTGTTGCCCCAGCTGAGATCAGTTTATTCAGCAAAGATGAGGAAACAACATGGGATTTTTCTGGGTTCTGGTACAGGAGAGACTTGGGGCTACCAGGAAGCTACTAAAAGTGCAACTTCAACATCATCATCAACTACTCTCTGAAGAAACACTTAAGGAAGTATTTTACTTAATATAAAGATCATTCTTGAAATTTCCATTACAGAAAGCAGTGAAATGTTTATTAAGGATATTGGTTATTAAAGTGGGTAGTATTTATCAATGCAGCACCCTGATTCTGTTGGTCCATTTGCATTTTAAAATTATAGGTAACGAACAAGCAGCGAAAAGAACAGCAAAGGTTGGAAAAGAAGAAACGACAGGAGGAACGACACCGACAGAAGGTCCTAGAGAGCAGGAGCAATAATATGGAAGACAATGGGACCAATAGAGACTTTCAGGCACCGGTTACCTTAGTGAAAACATTTACAACTTTAAATATTTGATTTGTGGACAGCAACTGGCAATCATCTGACATTGAATGGTTACATAAGTCTCCTGAGTAGGTGATAACACGGGAAATGGAGAGATTTTCTGATGCTGCTCTCGATTAAGAAAGTATTTGATTTCACATCTTTTGAAGAACTTGTTTTCTTTGCAAACATGAACATGGGCAAAGGGGAAGAAATGGCCTAAAGGTGGAAGCAGTGGATTACTTGCATTTTACAAATGCAGTAAATCTTCATAGAGTAACAAAATTTAAATAAGCTTTGCAAAGTGTATATGTGGATGAATTAGCAGTAAATGGATTTACAGACAAGAAAGCTCTTTAATAACTACAAACATGGGTTACAGGCTGACTGTAATATATTTTAAGTTATCACACTCTTTACACCTTTAATGATCAATACTGGAGATGAAATATGAGGCCCTTTCTTTAGAAACTACATTATATACTGGCTTTGGCATATTGAACATTTGTAAAAACATCATTTGGTATCGTGTTCCGGAAACAGTGTTTTCCAGTGGGCATCAGGTGGGGTAGGGCTATAAACATTAATCGAAGTGAAGCTGTTCCTTTTTTTAATCCTTACCAGGACTTTACTCTTTCAGCAAAGAGTGCGAATATGCTGCTAACCACCAAAAATGAAGGTTCCTTTCCAAACAGAATGTGCTAAGAACTTTATCTGAGTAGGCTGAATGGCTGTTAATCTAGTATAAGACAAGTAGAAGAATTGCAACTTTTTATTAACACCAGATATTCCTGTAAGTTATTCATTAAAGCTTTGTCAGAGATATTTTTAGAGGTGACTTAAGTTAATTAAATTCCTGAATTTATTTGTTAACTATCTACCTCGTGAGATTTTTCCTTACTTGAAAGTAGGGAACCATTTGATTGTGGAAAGTGGTTGGGAATAGCCACTAAGTGTTCGAAACAGCAATTCTTATGGACAACAAAGTAAAACAGCTGGCCATCCTATAATTGCTTGTGATTACTCTATCTTTCCTCTGCATATAAAGAAACAAACATCTGTTCACCCCATTGAGAAACTAAGCCTGTTAAACAATTTCTAAATAAGTTTTATTTCTGTCACAATGATTCAGAATCAGTAAAACACCTTAAAAGTGGCAAGTTTTTTATTTTCTTCAAATGCAAGCCAGTATGGATTGGCAGTTGACTTAACCTCATCAGTGGCTTATTTAATCTCTTAATAGGTTAGAAATTGTTACTAAAAGCTATGCTTTACAAATTTTTCTTTTGAGAAATAAAACTGTCTAGTTGGGCATTTTGCTTCAACAGCCACAGCATCCTGATTTTACCAGCCTAGTATCTCTGGTTTGGTGGAGTTAATGATAGAATATTTCCCAGAATCTTATTTCAATTTTGAAAGACCATGCTATGGCCAACCAGTTGCTAACAATGGGTATGATATGCTTTTGCCAATTCACCTACTGCTGTCTGTTTATTAATGTCCTCGGGGCAGTGAGAAAACTTTGTCGATGTGTGTGTCTCTATTCTTGTGCTACATGTTGGACTTTGATTGCCATGCAGGCAATTAGAGAAGGGAATACATTGTGGCAAAATAAATCTTTGTTCACGGTCTTTCAAAGAAATTTAATGCCAGACATCCCAAATTTTAATTTTGCAATCAGGAAAAGATTGAGTCAAAGGAATCTGTTTATTACAAGTTTTCATTCTAGTCTTTACGgaagtgtttttttaaatgttaaaatTCACTTCTCAAAAAGCCACAAGGGAGTTAAGACATAATAAATTTGGGACCTATATGATGTTTGAGGTGTTAATTATTTGCTGTTGGATGTAGTGTTGATTTAATACTAGAAATTGTTAGGATGTTGTTTTGACCCTGACCTGAGCTTTAAATCCACACCAGTCCATAAGCAACAGCCTACTAATTCTGCTTCTGTAAAAGGGATCAGAAATTGGGAGAAAAATTTTGTCAGGAGAATGTGTGCATGGTCCGAAACTCTGTGAGAGCAAGAGTGAAGTTTCCAGAGTGTGATTATATGGTAGACCCAGCCCCTATCTGACACAACATCATAGCTCACTGCAAAGCAGCAGATCAGATTACCTGACATTACAACCCAGAATTTAAACTGTTCTGAAACCCTAACTCTTGAAGACTGGGTTATAGATGATTAATCAAATTACCATTATTTTATTGTTTTCTTCTATAACTCACTACCATTCCTCTAATACTCTTAATGCCAGCTTTTCATTACCCTCAGACTCAACTCTCACTTCATGTAACAGAACCATCCCCTTTTTAAACCTGAAGCAAATATGTTTGCACTTTTAAACATGCAGCTAATTTACACTTCAATTACAATGTTGTACTAGTCAAAGTTAAGGTGCCaattggtctccctgctataggaacgatgttgtgaaacttgaaagggttcaaataagtgttacaaggttgttgccagggttggcggatttaagctatagggagaggctgaatacgctggggctattttccttggagtgttggaggctgagggatgacctcatagaggtttataaaatcatgatagtcatggatagggtgaatagccaaggtcttttcataggtttaaggtgagaggggaaagattcataaggggcaatctttttttcccgcagaggatggtgcgtgtatggaatgagctgccagaggaagtggagattggtgttttacaacatttaaaaggcatctagatgatatcaatagggagggtttagagggatttgggccagatgctggcaaatgggacgagattaatttagcatttctggtcggtatggacaagttggaccagaaAGTCTGTTTTCCTTGTTGTACACCTCTCTGGCTTTAACTATAAGGTTTCCTTGAGATCCCTTATCGTTGACAGTAACTAACTGTTTAGACTTTATTACCTTCTTTATTTGTACAACTTGTAGCTCCCCCAATCTTATTGCCCAGTATAATGCACTGGAATAATTAATTGCAATTTATATCAATCCTGTGTGTGTGCAGGACAGGAGATCCTGAAGGCCATTTCAGAGTTGTGTTTGCACATAGACTCTAAAGCTGCTTGGAGAAGGAGTTGCAATTTAAACCTTCAAGAGTTGTTTGCTGATGGTGGAAGGCCAAGTGTTTGGACCTTTAAGTGTTGGCTGTGCAGCTACTGCTCACAGTCGGAAGAGTTTCTTGCCCATGTTGACCTGTTGTAATTCTGAGGTAGCCTGAGCAGGTAATAGCCTTACTACAGAGAGCTAACTTGAAGGATGACAAGCCTACAGACCCACCTCCTGATGCCTGCTATAACTTTCAGAGATGAAGAAATAGGGCTTCGAGTGCTTATCCTGGTGGGCTGCCCAGTGACTGCAGCCTAGATAGCATTTGTCACACACATCAGTACGTGTGTTTTCTCTTGCAATGGCTGCACTAGGGTCTCTTAATGAAACCCTTGTATGCCAAGCAATGAAGAACTGTCACCTCATTGAATATGCTGGTTAGCTTTAAGGCTGTAGCAGTATATGATGACATCTGCCAAGCCAGAAGGTGACTCACTGCTGTGACTGGATTTTGATAAACACTCAAGTTGAAGCCCTGATGTTGATCCCCTCGTTTTGAATTCAAGAATTGTTATCACTTCCTATCTCTCCAAATGCTCAAAAAGTAACTACACTCATCAAGCATATTACTTTATTTTATTTGTGGCTGTATTATTTAGGAGCGgcatagtggttcagtggttggtactgctgtctcacagcgccaaggacctgggttcaattccagcctcgggagacttgtctgtgtggcatttgcacagtctccctgtgtctgcatgggtttcctctggatgctccggtttcctcccaccgtccgaagatgtgcatgttaggtgaattggccatgctaaaattgcacatagtgttcagggatgtgtaggttagatgcattagtcaggggaaactgtagaataatagggtagaggaacgggtctgggtgggatattcttcggagggttgatgtggacttattGGACCGAGTGGCCTGTTtttacactgtagagattctatgatttattTCGGTGGCTAGgtggctggcttgtgatgcagtGAAGCCAAaagcttgggttcaattcctgtactggctgatgttaccatgaaggtccctccttctcaacctctcccctcacctgaggcttggtgaccctcagcttaaatTTGTCATGAGAGAGTAGCCCTATGCTCCTTTGAGACTGGTAACTTTACTTTTTACTGGAGAAGAAAACTTTAATTGTTAAAGTTAAAACTTTAAGCAATCCACTACATTGTTTCCAGTACCTGACATCTATCTCAGCCAAATAATCAATTCAGTTTGGAGTGCTGAAGCTGGTATCTCTCCATCTGACAATGACTAGATCAAAGTATGTGTTGCAGAAAATATTGAATTATGTTGCAGCAGCACGATGAAATGTCACATTCCAGGCAAACTGTTAGTCGTGCTGTGCTCCAAGGGAACCAGTCAGTAGCTTGATGCAACTGGTTTGTGTTCCAAATAAACATGGTCATAAATTATTTCTGGCTCTCTAATTTGTATGGAAGACAGGGGATGTTAGGACCCAGAGGTATAAGAACACAGCCTATTAGGCAGGTTCCTCAAGCAATGTGCAAATACCCAGGGGCTATTGCTTACTACTGATTGCAGCACATTCCCAAATTGAATTGAAAATTTAACCATAACTTCTAATCATTAGTATTTCATTCTGCACGTTCTTGGTACTGTTGCATTTATAATGTGCACTGTTATAGATAAAACTAAACTAGCAATAGTCTCACCATACCATCtcactcattagagagagataactGGTGGTGGCTTAACCTAAGGGCTACCAAACCTCTGGCAAGGGGAGGTGTTGAGAAGGAGAAGCCGTCCTGGTAACCTCAATtaatgttggaattgaacccacactgttagcatcactctgctttgccaaccagctatccagccaactgagctaacccactcccaaactaagctagttgAATCATGTCTGTCCTATCATTGGCCAATCTTCTTAGCTTTACCTGGTCTTGAATATAGTAGCTGAAAATGtgccgctggaaaagcgcagcaggtcaggcagcatccaagggctcgtacccgaaacgtcgattctcctgctccttggatggtgcctgacctgctgcacttttccagcggcacattttcagctctgatctccagcatctacagtcctcactttctcctagttgattttaacctactgcgaatcctcttacaaggatgccttccttgaagaagctctcttcctccctctacaaggatttcagtggattcctgaagaagagctcatgcccgaaacgtcgattctcctgctctttggatgctgcctgacctgctgcgcttttccagcggcacattttcggctctgaactccagcatctgcagtcctcactttctccgacttGAATACAGTAGGCCCACCTCGTGACCATGAAAGGTGACATCCGGGACAATGGAGATACAAGATCCAATATACTTTAACAGGCAGAAGAGATATGTAAATTTCTGCACTCTGCCACAGACATTTCCTACAGTTTCCTGATTCATTTGTTACTATGCTAATTGTTCTATAAAACTGTCCCTTTAAAACAGCTTGCTGTTTTTAGTTTGCCAACTCCATTTATAAGGTAAAACCAATGAATAATTAACGTATATGCTTAGAATATGTAGTAACCTCTGAGACATTAACTATCATCTCAAATATCCCAAGTGTTATATCTTACAATTCTCCACACGATCTTTTAACTACAACAACCATCTGTCACTCCACAACATCTGTTATACCTAAAACAGATTAAAGCTCAAAATAACCAAACAAATGATTACAGAGGCCAGTTACATATTTAAATTACAAAACTCAACCATTTTAAAATATGGCTTGAGTACAAAAGAATTTTTCACGTTTGTCAACCTAAATTTGTTTGCTTGTACCATTTAATTTTAAGGCCATAAACCTTCCTTCTGATGTGGTCATATGATGTTTTTCCATTTGGAAACTGTTTAATTAACCACAATTAGACAAAACACAAATTAATGACTGAAACAGAAATTACtgtagaaactcaacagatctggtagcatctgtgggaagaaagcagagttaatggtgGGAGTGTggtaactcttcatcagaactgttgcTAGTGTGGAAAAAGTGGTACGTATACTTAAACcaaagagggggagggaggaagagcaagagggagagagatataaaaggggtaAGTAAACAAGGAGATTAAGGTTAGCAAGCCAGAATAGAAGAAAAGCTGAATAAGTGGTAAGAAGAGCTAATTTATTATATAATCTAATTTCACACTTGTTTTATGTTAATCATTGAAAAATAATTCAAACTTACCTATTGTTTTGACAAAAAAGCTCACATcagtttctcaagggcaattaggaagaGTAGCCTTGCAAGGGATGCATGTATTGCAAGAACAAATAAAAAATAACGGGGCTACTAGGACACATAATATAGCAATTAGGAATTGGAAGCCTGGCTGCTTTTTCCTTAATCCAGAGCCAAAGTAACCAAAGTCTGCTAATAGTCAGCTGCTTTTCTTTCCTTCATTATTGTGACTGAAAGTAGATGTGCACCCTGAAACTTTGGGTTGTCTGAAACAATGTTATCAATGTTTAATTGGAGGAATTCTTGGCTCCTCCAGGCCCTGATGTTTGACAAGCACGCTGACAGTGCAGATAATCAGCACTTGCCTAACCCTAATAGTATCTTGCATTGTATACATATTTCCCAGTTACAACCCTTACATTTATCTTTTAAATTATCCCTTAACTGCCCCAATAAACATGATTTATTTTATTTGTCTTGGGAAATGAatgtcattggctaggccagcatttattgcccatcccaaactgGCACTGAGAAAGAGGTGGTGAGCTGGCCTCTTGAACTGTTACAGTCCATGATGTGtaagtacacccacagtgctgctgGGGAGGAAGTTCCAGAATTATAATGTAGCGGCAGTGAAGGTACAGGGATATAGTTTGAGGTTAGGGTGCTATAGGCTTGGAGGAAACTAAAGTGTTGTCATCTTACCTTCTGCTATTCTGCTAGGCATGTAAGCTTGGTGTTACCAGCAAATGTTTAACTGTTAGGTTGACAAATACCAACAGCATTGCTTCCTTAAAAGCCTGTAAGTCCAATAATACAAGAATGCTCCAATGTCACTGTCCTCTTTCAGGCCTCTATCCCCAGCATAGAGGCATAAGCTATGGTCAATCTGTTGCAATGGGCAGGGCACAGAGTCATGTTTGCCATAAGACATGTAAAGCTAGTTCTCTACTCAGGTTTTGTCACAGCAAGCAGTTACCAGGAGGGCAGAGGAAATGCACCAAGGATGCTCTCAAAACATTCCTGAAAGAATGCATCCCAATATCTCATGGGAACCTCTCTCCCAAGACCACCCAAACCGGAGAAGAAACATACGTGAAGGTGCTATCCATTTTAAGTGTCTCTGACTGACCCAAATAGAGGTCAAACACAAACAGCAAAAGGAGATGGTAAAGATTCTAAAGTACCAATCTTCTACCTCAtcaaacataattcatttcacCCAGCAGGACACAACTCCAGAAAAAATGTCATCCTCAGTCTTCAGGGACTGCCTAAGAGGAAAATACCATTGTATCTTAGAAGATCTGTCCGTTCTTATTCAGAAATATTGGGTTTGATGGGCAGATGTCTTTTCTCATACCATGATTATAAGATGCAAGTTGAGGTTGTAACtaaacttctgtttttatttccattccccATATTCATTTCATCAGGATTTTCACTTCGTTTGTTGGTGATTTTATGTCTGGTCCTCCACTTCAGGAGAATATAAAATTGTAACTAATTACAAATGCAGCAAAGGAGATCAGGTATCATGAACGCTTTGTTACTAAATGAATGATGCTGTCCTACCAACACCTTGGCACTGTCATCTCTGATAGCTCCCAGAGTGGTGTCCCTGCTTCACGCAAACTAATAGTAGCTTTTGAAATTAAGTGA
The Chiloscyllium punctatum isolate Juve2018m chromosome 16, sChiPun1.3, whole genome shotgun sequence DNA segment above includes these coding regions:
- the otud3 gene encoding OTU domain-containing protein 3 codes for the protein MSKKQAVKTRTNKKLDLERKRDEKAVRRALAKERKNRAQDGSEDEEFLSFANQLLAMGLKLREVPGDGNCLFRALGDQLEGHSRNHLKHRRETVDFMIKHRQDFEPFVEDDVPFDRYVANLEKPGTFVGNDAIVAFARNNQVNIVIHQLNAPLWQVFGTRKSNPVELHIAYRYGEHYDSVRMLNDNSEAPANLKTEMLVKDDPKKKDRNKMSHYQMEDIRDFESEVTKTDLDDAIQKVRNATGCMDTDMIIQNLEAENYNIGSVIFTILQTNELKNSNSDEDSNKTGSNCSPPHMSPLWMENGTANRIFGNHTVNTEEFENNKRPNDLEENKRTRNKVTNKQRKEQQRLEKKKRQEERHRQKVLESRSNNMEDNGTNRDFQAPVTLVKTFTTLNI